GGGGTGGCGAATCACCTCGCCGGTGTCGAGTTCCTCTTCTCCCAGCAAAACGCGGAGCAGGGTGCTCTTGCCGGCGCCGTTGCGACCGACAAAGCCGACTTTCACGTCGTCGACGATCGTAGTTTCAGCGCCGTCGAGCAGCACTTGCTCGCCGTAGCTTTTGTGAGCGTCTTTGATTTGCAGCAGGACAGCCATCGTGTGTTCCGTTCCTCTCGTGACGTCATGTTAGACGCCGAGAGTTATTTATCCCAGGGGGCTAGAGGTAGTCGCGTCGTGCGGCGTGCTTGCTAAAGCAGTTCTCAGAAGCATGTATCGTTTGCTTACCCAAGCCGGCGGCTCTGCCGCCGATTTTCGGTGGCAAAGCCACCGGCTTGGTAGATACGCACGCTACAATGAATCGAGAGTCGCTCTAGAATGGCGAGCACCACTTCACACAATGATGACACCACCATGACCGTTGACGTTCACTCCCACACGTGGCAGTACCCCCAGCACTTTACCGACGATTTTCGCCGGCAGGCTCAGCGTGCGCGCGCCGGTCGCGAAGTCGATCTGTCGGTGCGCTATGACGAATATCAAAAGACCGTGCCCCCCGGCACACGCACCGTGGTCTTCGGCGGCAAGGCCCGGCTGAGCGGCGTGTGGGTCGACGACGCCTACGTGGCCAGCTACGTCGCGGCGCACCCCGACACGCTGACTGGCTTTCTCTCGGTCGATCCGACCCAATCGGGCTGGCAAGAGGAAATGTGGCACGGGCACGAAACGCTCGGCCTGCGCGGCATCAAGCTGCTGCCGATGTACGCCGGGTTTCGCCCCGACGAAGCCCGGCTTGATCCGCTGTGGCAATACGCCACCGAGCATCGCTTGCCGGTGCTGCTGCACACCGGGACGACGTTCGTGGCGCAGGCCCCGCTCGAATGCACCCTGCCGCGCCACCTCGACGCGGTCGCCATCCGCTGGCCCGAGGTGCGGATCATCATGGCCCACCTGGGGCATCCGTACGAGGCCGAGTGCGTGGTGACGATTCGCAAGCACCCGAACGTCTATGCCGACATCAGCGCGCTTCACTATCGGCCGTTCCAGCTCTATCACAGCCTGATGCTGGTGCAAGAGTATGGCGTGTGGGACAAGCTGCTGTTCGGCAGCGACTATCCGTTCACGACGGTCAACGCTTCGATCGACGGGCTGAGGGCGCTCAACCAGATGACCGTCGGCACCGGCCTGCCGCGATTGAACGAAGCGGCGATCGAAGCGCTAATCAACCGCGACGCGCTCAAGATTCTGGGGATTGAGTAGAGGATTCCAAGCCCAGGGGCCGCATCTGCGCAAGAAGGTAGAATGTCCCGGTTATCCCCCCCCATAATCCCCTTCGGTAACGATGATATGAAACTAGATTTGGATTGGGGGACAGCAACTCCCGAAGGATACGATTGCGAAAACGGGGTAGCATTGCATGTCCTGAACGTGAATTTCATCGGGGAAGAAAATAGAAACCGAGTGGTGAAATTTGTAGTTGCTAGGGTATTGCACTTTCACAAGCACTTACCCAAAGGCAGTTCTCAGCGGGTCAGATTCGATTTGAGAGGGCAATTGGTCAGCAATAAGAATTTGGATTCTGCGCGGCAAACAATACTTCGCGAAGCTGCTAAACATAGTGTCAGCGTATCAATCGAATTCTTGACGAACTAGCAATGGCGTACAATTTTTCCGCTGAGAAACGTGGTCGCGAGGATCTGCAAGTCCTCCATCAAGCACTAAGGCACTTCGACTTATTCGAATTCTTTCCCATCGAAGTCAGCGACGAACTTTTGACTCTTGGCATTTCGATTCCGTTTAAGTCAATGGGCGACCCTCGATTTGAAGATGAACTGCAAGAAGTGATGACATACTTGGTTTTGAAGCATGAATTCAACATTACCGACCTTTTTACTGGAAATCCGATACTCGCTAGTAACATATCCGGTCTTGCCAAGCAGATTTCACGCTGATCGCGCGGCAAGAGGATAGACTGAGGGAACGTGTTAGTTTTTTGCGAGTCTGAAGCGACACTACGCTTGTTAACTGGCAAATTCATCGTCCGTAAACCGCACGCCCTGGGGAGAATCATTCATGTTCAACTTGCTGCACCGGTTTCTGATTATCGCATTGATCGTGTTGTCACAAAGCCAGGCGGTTCGGGCGGAAGACAAGGCCGCTCCCGAAGTGGCGCCGCGCGCAGAAACGAGCGAAACGATTGAGCTATTCAACGGGCGTGACCTGAAGGGCTGGGTCGGCCACGAGAAGTATTGGTCGGTCCAGGGCGGCGTGATCGTGGGTAAGAACACCGACCCGATTGCCGTCAGCACCTACCTGCTCACCGAGCGCAAGTTCACCGACTTCCGACTGGTGTTCGACTTCAAATTGGTCGAGTCGGAAATGCACTCCGGCATTTCGCTGTGGGGACGCGTGGCGCCCGAACGGGGCGATCCGTACACCTATGCGGGGCATCTGGTGATGTTCCCGTCGGGCTATGGCTTTTGGGATTTGTACGGCCGCTCGATGATTCACAAGAACGCCGAAGTGGCCAAGCCGTTGGGCAAACAGCACGACTGGAACCACATGGAGATTCTGGCCCAGGGCAACCGGATTCGCTTTGCGCTGAACGGCAAGCTGGTTTCTGACTGGCGCGAGCCCGAGCCTGACCGGATCAAGGAAGCGCCGATTGGTTTGCAGCTTCACTCGAACAAAGTGCCGCAAGAAGTGCAGTTCAAGAACCTGACGCTCGAGACGTTCCCGGCGGACAAGCTGCTGACCGTTGAAGGAAAATAGAGCGCTCTTCAAATTTCGTTGTAGTCGTCGATCTAGTGATCGATGTCAGGAAGTGAGTATTCTTTTCCGTAGCCCAGGCGTTCACGCCTGGGATTGCCGCGCCGAAAAATGCCGGTAGCCCGGTTCACCGGGCTTTCACGTACCCCAGCGGTGCGGTCACCGATAAGCCCCGTAGAACGGGGCTGAAATGCTGAAAACTCTTGCGTTCGCCCCAGGCGTAAACGCCTGGGCTACGGAAAAGTGTCAGCGTCATATCGTCACTCACACGTGTCACTGCACAGATGGCATCGATGGATAGATCGACCGGAAATGTGCCAATCTCGGCCGTTATTCCCGTGCAGGCCAGAACCCAGTTGGATCGTCGCACGCCTAGATTCCCGCCTGCGCGGGAATGACGGAACCTGGGCTAGTGCGCGTCTCACCACGTTATCGTGTCTGAGGTGGCACCGATGGCTTGGCCATCGGTGTTGCGCAGCAACAAGAAACTCGATGGGCACGCGCAACCCAAATGGAAACTCGCCACCGGCTCGGGCCGGCGCTCGAGGTTTCTTGTGGCCTTCGGCCACCCAGGTGCAAGCACCTGGGCCACCCACGCAGGCCGTCATTCCCGCGCAGGCGGGAATCTAGTGGTTGCGGTTACCCTCTAGATTCCCGCCTGCGCGGGAATGACGGAAGAAAGATGGGCTCCGGGCAACTGACAACCAACCACGGACAACGGACAACTGACCAAGTCACTTGGCGACCGTATTCGTCGCGGGCGTCAAATAGTACTTGGCGTTCGCGTTGTTCGGGTCGAGCGTCAGAATGCGCTCGGCAAAGGCCCGCACGTCGTTCTGGTTCGACGCCACGCTGACGAACATCTGCTCGGTCAGGATGGCGATGTCGGTGGGGTAATACTCCAGCAGTTGCGTGTTCAATTCCCGCGCCTGGCGGAATTTGCCCTGCATCCGCAGGGTGTACGTCAGCCGCACGCGGGCCGTGTAGTTGCTCGGGTCGATGGCCAGGATGGCGCGGACCGCCATTTCGGTCTCGTCGTACTTGCCCAGCGCCAGCGTCGGCAAGGTGAAGCCCAGCCGCGGCTCGATGGCCTTGGGCGAGATGCGCATCGCGTTCTGGTAATGACGCCGGGCTTCCTGGTAATCGGCGGCCTGGTACTTAAGCCAGCCGCGCCGCACCTCGGCCAGGTAAGTGGGTTTCTTGCCGTCGACGCCGTTCAAAACATCGAATGCCTTGGCATAGTCGCCGGCCCGTTCCGCCTCGTATGACTCCGAGAACGCGGCCATTTCCTTTTCCGACGCCCAGGCCGGCGCGACGGCCAGCAACGTGAGCGCCAGGGTCAGCAGCGTGGCTTTCATCGGTGGTTTCCTTGCGAGTGGTTGACGCATTGGATTATTCGGTGGCGATGGCCGATTCGTCGTGGGCCGAGTCGGCGACTGACACGACGTTGCCAGTGTCACGGCTCGCAGCGGGGCGGCTGCTCGGCTGAGCCGATCGGCTGACAACGTCGGTGTCATCGACAGGGCTTTCCTCGGTGAGCGTGTCGGCGGTGCGGACCAGTTCCAGCCCGCCGGTTTCAATCCACATCAAGCCGTCTAACTCGTCGACTTCGGCCGTGGCTTTCTGGGCGATACCCCACATGGCCGACGTGGCGACGGTTTCGATCACCCCTTCGGCCACGTAACGGTGCGAAGTGTGGGCCAGTGCCGCGCCGCCGAAGAATGGCGCGACCAGGTGGGCCAACGCCCGCCGCCAGCCCGAGGCGACCAGCCCAATGGGCACGACGTCGTTCCATTGCCAGCGCCCGGCGCGGACCAACGGCAAGCTTGGCAGTGCGCGATACATGGCCGCCAGCCAGCGGTCCGATCCATCGAGCCGGTAGCAGTAGAACGTCCCGTTGTGCTTGCCAAAGTACAACCGCCCGCCGGCCGATGACTCGAAGTACAGCGTCCCGTCGACGGCCATTTTGACAGCCAATTCCAGCTTGCCCGCTGGACGATCGTGCTCGAACAGATCGAAACAGAGCGTCTGGTTCAGCAGGTAGTCGGTCGCCGCGTCCAACGTCGGCAGCACGGCGGCCGGCTCGACACGCTCGCCGCATTGCGGCCGGGCGTCGGCAAAGAACGTCTGCTCGGTGGCGTAACGGACGAAGCTGAATGGGACCGTCGGGCTCCCGAGCGGCTCGGCCAGTTGCACGTGAATATGCAAGTGCGGCTGCGGCGAGTAGCCCGAGTTGCCGCACAGGCCGAGCAGATGCCCCGGCTCGACCCGATCGCCGACGCGGACCTTGATCGACTGATAGGCAAAGTGGGACAGCTCGACGTAGAAACCGCGATCGTCCAGGAGCAGCACATAGTTGCCCCAGTTGTGCGTCTTGTTGACCCGATTGATCGGATTGTCGGGCAGGTCGTCAACCACGGCCACCACTCGGGCGCGACACGGCGAGAGGACCGGCTTGCGGAAGCAGTAGTAGTCCTTTAGCTCGGTTCCGTCATCGGCGTGGGTGTTCCCCTCGTGATCGGTGATGACAAAGTCGAAAGCGTGCTGCCAGGGGCCCTTGTGCGTCCAGGGGCCGTCGCAACCTTGCCAGACGCTCCACGCGCCATGGAACGGCAACGCCAGTCCGCGGCCGGCATGGTCGAACCGCGCGCGACGGACCAGGTCGTTTTCCAAGGTTTCTTCCGGCGTCGCGCCAAAGTAGCGCGTCATTCCCTGGTACTGGCAGATTGTCAAGGCATAGACCACGCCCAGCGTCACCAGATTGAACGGCAGCGTATAGAACGGCACGGCAAAGGCGTAGCTAAAGACTTGCACCGCGTCGACCAGCACCATCGACACCGCCACGCCGACGGCAGCGATCAGAAACGACGACCAGCTTGGGACCAGGAATACGCCGCCGAGGGCCATCGCCACGAGCATGAAGTTGAAGTTCATCATGTCGCCGGCCGCTTGCTCGTACGAACCTACCAGCGAGCCGCGCAAGAGTACGCCGAACGCATAGCCCCCCACGGCCAGGAAGAACAAAATGCGCGAGCGCACCCAGAGGATGAGGCTGAAGACCATGCCGATCGGGACGCTGGGGACAAAGAAAATGCAGCCCAGTGTTTTGAAGAACGCCGGGATCAACAGGGGCAGTCCGAAATCACCCGCCAGGTACGGCGCCACGGCCCGGGGTTCGACCGGCAAGCTCGAATAATGGAGCGCCGCCACATGGGCCACGGCGCCGGCCAGCACGAACGGCAGCGTCAGCACCGGCAGGCTGAAATAATAGCGCAGCACGTGTACCGCCGCGGCGGTCAGCATGAACGTCATCATGCCAGCAATGGCGATCAGCACCGCCGTCAGCGGCGTGAGCGACAGCTTGGCCCCCAGCGACAAGCCGACGAGCAACGGGTTGTAAGTGTAAAAGCCGGATTCGAGCAGCCGGCTTCCCATGCCCACCAGCCGGGCGAACAAGCAAGCCGCCGCCACGGCGATCAACCCGCACACGCCGACGTTCCAGTTCAGCAACGTCCCGACCAGCAGCACCAGCCCGACGGTCGCGCGGCTGAGGAAGAAGACTTCGGCATAAGCGCGGACCAGCCCGCTGGCCAAGCGCCAGAGACGAACGAACGGCTCGGTAGCAAGCGAAACGAGAGGCATGGCGAACGATCACCGCAAGGAGAACAGTTTTCAGACGGCCCGCAATTGACGCGATGGCGACAGCTCGGGCGTTAATCGCTCGGGCAGCAGCTCGCGCCGCTCGATGTCGGACAAATCTTCGTGATGGCGGATCAACTCGACATCGCCATTTTCCATGACCATCACCACGTTGGGGCGATACTCGATGAACTGCAACCACTGGGTGTTGTTGTAGGCGCCGACTGGCGAGAAGACGAGCCGGTGGCCGCGGTCCAGCGGGGGCAGGCTGATCCCTTCGTCGATGGCGTCGATGTTCATGCACATGGGGCCGTAGACGACGCTGGTTTCCTGGGGGCCGGAAACTTCGCGATCGACCTCGACGTGGAACTTGTACCAGAACGACGTGAAGAGCAGATTGATTCCGGCGTCGGCCACATAGGCGCGCGTGCCGTCGGCCAACCGCTTCGAGGCCTGGATCGTCGTGACCAGGTAGCCCGCCTCGTCGACCAGCGTGCGGCCGGCTTCGACGATCAACCGCGGTCGGTGCCCCGGAGCCAGCGAATTGGCCAGCGCGTCGCAGACCTGCTCGGCATAGTCGTCGATCGAGGGGACCGACACATCCGGAGCCAGGTACGTCCCCTTCAGCTTGCTCCGCGAGGGGAAGCCGCCGCCGATGTCGAGATATTCAAGTTCGAAGCCGAACAGGTCACGTACCTCGTAACCAAAGCGGACCATCTTCTCGACCTGGCGCGCGTAGGCCGTTTCGTCCATCACGAACGTGCCTAGATGACAGTGCAGGCCATTGAGCCGCAGGCGGCCGCTGCGCGCGATGCGCTTGACGGCATCCATCGCCTGGCCCGATTCCAGATTGAAGCCAAACCGGGACCATTGCGGATAGATGCCGACGTCCATGTTCAGCCGAATGCCCACCGAAATCGTCCGTCCCAGCCGCGTGGCAATGCGATCGAGATCGTCGATCTCGTCCAGGTGGTCGACGTTGATCGTGGCCCGTTCGGCCACGGCGCGCATTAATACATCGGCCGGCTTGTAAGGGCCGTTGAAGATGATCTGCTCGCCTGGCACGCCGAGTGCCTTGGCCTTTTCGTACTCCATCTTCGAGACGATCTCGGCGTGGGCCCCTTCCTGGTGCATCAGGCCGCAGATCGCCTTAAGGTAGTTCGTCTTGTACGACCAGCCGAAGGTGACGTTCGGATAGCGGGTAGTGAAGGCGCTGTGCAATTGACGGTAGCGGCGGCGCAAGGCCCGTTCGCTGTAGACGAACAGCGGGGAGCCGTACTTTTCGACCAGCTCGGAGATCGCCACCCCTTCGATCGCTTTGCGCACGCGCTGGTTGCTGCGGCGCTGGGTGCCGAACTTGTTCATCAGCCGGCTTTGCAGCTTCATGATGAACGGTTTTTCGTACGTGGCTTTCATAGGGAACCTCCGCGCATCATCAGGCTTTGCAACCGCTGCATATCGGTGACCATTTCGTAGGTGTAACGCATGAACAACTGGCCCGCTTCGTAGTCGGGCAACTCGGCCACGGGCATGCCGCTGGCGTGGCGGATCATCCGACCGGGCAAGTTGATCCCCACGCCGGTGGCAAAGTACGACCAGGCCGGAAAGCGAGGATTGATTTCGATCAGGTACAACTCGTCGTCCGACGGATCGAGCATACATTCCAGCTCGAACGGCCCGCGCCAATTCAGCGCCGCGACCAACCGTTCGGCGGCTTGCTGCAGCGCGGCATTCTTCAAGGTGACCGCCGACCAGACTTTGCCTAGCGACGTGAGCGAAACCTTTTTCATCGCCACCGAGCCGAGCAGACCGCCGCGTCCGTCGCCGACGCCGACCAGGTTCACCTCTTCGCCGGTGATCACCTGTTGCACAATGACCGGGTAGCCCCACTCGGCGGCGATAGCGCGGAACTTGGCCACGGCCTCGAGCGCGGTGTACGCCCGGAACGCCTGGTAATAGGCCCCTTTGACCATCACCGGATAGCCGATCTTTTCGCAGGCCTCGTACAACATCTCTTCGCTCGACACGACAGCCGTCTTGGGAACGGCCATATCAATGCGGGCGGCGATCTCGGGCAACTTGTCCTTGCCGCGCAGACGGAACTGCGACATGGTCGGCAAGAAGGTTTGAATGCCGTTCCGCGCCAGCTCGTCGGCGTACTTGATGTAAAGGGGCAGTTCCACGTCGAGATTTGGAATCACCCAGTCGAGCCCTTCGCCGGCTTGGATTTCGAGCAACCGATCGAGGAACTCGCGTCCCTCGGTCGAAGGGTAGGGAAGCGTGAACGAGCGGTCGAACAGCCAGTCCATGTAAATGCCGGGCTCGAGCGCGTCGTACGCCAGCCCGATCAGCTCGACGTTCAGCTCGCGATCTTCTTTCAGGCTGCGGGCGATGCCGGTCCCTGGCCCCGGGTTGTCGGCGGCGTTGATGCCCGAGACGCCGATTCGCAACGTGCGCATGATGCGGACCTTTACAACGGGTGTGTTTACAGCAGGTGGAGCGAACGGAGCCGGACCATCAGGTCGGCGACGTCGCGGGTGGCTTCGGTCTCGGAAACTTCAAACCGGGTGGTCAGCGCGGCCACGGCGTCGGCTTCGTCGCCGCCGTCGCGCAGCGATTCGAGGACCGCGACCGCCACCGGGTTGGCGACAAAGCTGTCCCCCGAAGTCGGGTCAAACAGGAACCCATCGGGGTTGATCGTCAGATGCGAAAGTCGCGTCGGGTTGCTCATGGTTCAGTTCCTGGTTCTGTCGCCATTTATCCACCCGGGGTGCCAACGGGCATTCACCAAGCCGGCGACTCCGTCGCCACTTTTCGGCGGCATAGCCGCCGGCTTGGAAGAAAAGTTGGGGATGAACCCGGCGCAACCCCTCAGGGTGGGAAACGGGGGTGGCCGCCGGTTGTCTACTGGCGGGGCAGACTTTTCCGGCCAGGATGGCGGAACTTAAAGAATTGGGGTCATTCGTCCGGTTTTGGTCGGTCGCCCGAGGTCCGTTGGGCGGACTCTTGACCGGCCCCCAGTGGTGTGGTCAGATTCTCGCTCCGCACACGTTTTCCTGCCCCACATCGCCCGTCTTACATAGGTTCAACTGCTGATGGCCACCGCGATCGAACGTCCCTGGTACAAAGAACTTACCGGCTATCACTGGTTCGTGTTCGTGGTGGCCGCCCTGGGTTGGCTATTCGACTGCTTGGATCAGCAGTTGTTTGTCCTGGCACGACCGGCCGCCATGGCGGAGTTGGTCACGGGGATCGACGATCCGAAGTTACTGGAAATAGCGCGACGCGACGCGGGCAACTGGGCGACAAGTCTGTTTTTGATTGGCTGGGCGTCGGGTGGATTGTTCTTTGGCGTGCTCGGCGACCGGATCGGCCGCGCCAAGACCATGATGTGGACCATCATCCTATATTCACTTTTTACCGGGTTGAACTCGTTTGCCACCGGGCCTTGGACGTTTTCCCTCTTTCGTTTTCTGACCGGACTCGGCGTCGGTGGTGAGTTTGCCGTCGGTGTCGCGCTGATTGCCGAAGTCATGCCGGCGCGCGCGCGACCCTATACGCTGGGATTATTGCAAGCGCTTTCCGCGCTCGGAAATGTGAGCGCGGCACTGATCAATATGGGGCTCGGCGTGGCCGAAGAAGAAGGTTTGGTGACCAGCCCGTGGCGGATCATGTTTCTGGTCGGCGCGGTCCCGGCGTTGTTGGCCTTGGTCATTCGCAGTAAGCTGAAAGAACCCGAGCAATGGCAGAAGGCTTCGCATGACCAGGCGGTTGCCAAGCAGCTTGGTTCGTACTCCGAACTGTTTACCAACCCACGCTGGCGCAAAAACGCGATCATTGGATTGTTGCTGGCGTGTTCCGGGGTCATCGGCTTGTGGGCGGTCGGCTTCTTTGCGCCCGACCTGACGCGGTATGTCCAGCGCAAACGCGTCGCCACCGAAGTCTATACCGAACTGGCCGCCAAGGCCGACGCTGGCGACAAGAAGGACGTCGCCGCGAAGTATCGGCAATTGATCGATCTGGAGCGGGCGGCGGCCACGTCGGGATACCAGGTGCCCGAGGAGTTAAAAGCGGCTCGGAACGACGCGGAGCCAATCGTGCAAGGACGCCTTTCGCGCTGGGCTAGCTACACCTCGATCATGATCAATATCGGCGCCTTTTGTGGGATGTTCGGGTTTACGGCCTTGTCCCAAAAGATCGGCCGCAAGCCGACGTTCGCGCTGGCGTTGGTGGCGGCGTTTGTCAGCACCGCTTCGGTGTTCTGGTTCCTCAGCGAGTTTTGGCAGATCTTTGTGCTGGTGCCGATCATGGGCTTTTGCCAGTTGTCGTTGTTCGGCGGTTACGCGGTCTATTTTCCGGAATTGTTCCCGACGCGACTGCGCAGCACCGGCACGTCGTTCTGCTACAACGTCGGTCGCTTTGTGGCCGCCGGTGGGCCGTTGGTTAAATCGCAGTTGGAAAGCGCCTTTCGCGACACGCCCGAGCCGCTCCGGTATGCCGGCGTGGCGATGTGCGCCGTATTCCTGATCGGCTTGTTCGTCCTGCCATTCGCTCCGGAAACGAAGGGACAACCGCTGCCGGAGTAATGGGTTCATTCTCTACAGCATCGAAAGAGTGGCACTGACGGCAAGCCACCAGTGGCACTCCCGTCACTGTTCGATTTGCACACAAACTGATTCGCACTAAGGACTTGTTTCCTGGTGTGATCGCCCTCAACTCGTCTTGTCCCAGCCTGGGGGGGCCAGTAGAATCCGCCCCCTAGCTGCCAACCCGCCGGGTGTTGGCACTGCGTAGGAAATGGATTTCCTCGTAAGGGTCGGACATGTCGGCTGATAACTCTGGGCCGCACAAGGGCTCGTTCCTGACGGCGCCCTTGATGCTCTTCACGCGCCTCGCGCTGCGCTATCCCGTCGCTACTATTGCGCTCTCGATTGGCTTGGCGCTGGTTTGCACAGTCTATAGCGGCACTCGTCTGGGCTACCGGACCAGCCGCATCGACCTGATGAACCCCAACAGCGACTACAACCGGCTCTGGAACGAATACATCAACGAGTTCGGCGACGAAGACGACGCCGTCATCGTGGTCGAAGGCAAGAACCGCGATGCCGTGGTGCCAGTGCTGCAGGAAGTGTCGCAGCGGCTGTCGCGCGAGCAGCGGTTGTTCCATGCCGTGTTGCATGGCGTTGACCTGGAGAAAATACGCTCCAAGGGCTTGCATTATCTGTCGGCCGAAGACTTGGCTGGCATCGAACGCTTCTTGGACCAGTCGGGACCGATCAT
The DNA window shown above is from Planctomycetota bacterium and carries:
- a CDS encoding MFS transporter, encoding MATAIERPWYKELTGYHWFVFVVAALGWLFDCLDQQLFVLARPAAMAELVTGIDDPKLLEIARRDAGNWATSLFLIGWASGGLFFGVLGDRIGRAKTMMWTIILYSLFTGLNSFATGPWTFSLFRFLTGLGVGGEFAVGVALIAEVMPARARPYTLGLLQALSALGNVSAALINMGLGVAEEEGLVTSPWRIMFLVGAVPALLALVIRSKLKEPEQWQKASHDQAVAKQLGSYSELFTNPRWRKNAIIGLLLACSGVIGLWAVGFFAPDLTRYVQRKRVATEVYTELAAKADAGDKKDVAAKYRQLIDLERAAATSGYQVPEELKAARNDAEPIVQGRLSRWASYTSIMINIGAFCGMFGFTALSQKIGRKPTFALALVAAFVSTASVFWFLSEFWQIFVLVPIMGFCQLSLFGGYAVYFPELFPTRLRSTGTSFCYNVGRFVAAGGPLVKSQLESAFRDTPEPLRYAGVAMCAVFLIGLFVLPFAPETKGQPLPE
- a CDS encoding amidohydrolase, with the protein product MTVDVHSHTWQYPQHFTDDFRRQAQRARAGREVDLSVRYDEYQKTVPPGTRTVVFGGKARLSGVWVDDAYVASYVAAHPDTLTGFLSVDPTQSGWQEEMWHGHETLGLRGIKLLPMYAGFRPDEARLDPLWQYATEHRLPVLLHTGTTFVAQAPLECTLPRHLDAVAIRWPEVRIIMAHLGHPYEAECVVTIRKHPNVYADISALHYRPFQLYHSLMLVQEYGVWDKLLFGSDYPFTTVNASIDGLRALNQMTVGTGLPRLNEAAIEALINRDALKILGIE
- a CDS encoding DUF1080 domain-containing protein translates to MFNLLHRFLIIALIVLSQSQAVRAEDKAAPEVAPRAETSETIELFNGRDLKGWVGHEKYWSVQGGVIVGKNTDPIAVSTYLLTERKFTDFRLVFDFKLVESEMHSGISLWGRVAPERGDPYTYAGHLVMFPSGYGFWDLYGRSMIHKNAEVAKPLGKQHDWNHMEILAQGNRIRFALNGKLVSDWREPEPDRIKEAPIGLQLHSNKVPQEVQFKNLTLETFPADKLLTVEGK
- a CDS encoding PqqD family protein; amino-acid sequence: MSNPTRLSHLTINPDGFLFDPTSGDSFVANPVAVAVLESLRDGGDEADAVAALTTRFEVSETEATRDVADLMVRLRSLHLL
- a CDS encoding alanine racemase; amino-acid sequence: MKATYEKPFIMKLQSRLMNKFGTQRRSNQRVRKAIEGVAISELVEKYGSPLFVYSERALRRRYRQLHSAFTTRYPNVTFGWSYKTNYLKAICGLMHQEGAHAEIVSKMEYEKAKALGVPGEQIIFNGPYKPADVLMRAVAERATINVDHLDEIDDLDRIATRLGRTISVGIRLNMDVGIYPQWSRFGFNLESGQAMDAVKRIARSGRLRLNGLHCHLGTFVMDETAYARQVEKMVRFGYEVRDLFGFELEYLDIGGGFPSRSKLKGTYLAPDVSVPSIDDYAEQVCDALANSLAPGHRPRLIVEAGRTLVDEAGYLVTTIQASKRLADGTRAYVADAGINLLFTSFWYKFHVEVDREVSGPQETSVVYGPMCMNIDAIDEGISLPPLDRGHRLVFSPVGAYNNTQWLQFIEYRPNVVMVMENGDVELIRHHEDLSDIERRELLPERLTPELSPSRQLRAV
- a CDS encoding ATP-grasp domain-containing protein → MRTLRIGVSGINAADNPGPGTGIARSLKEDRELNVELIGLAYDALEPGIYMDWLFDRSFTLPYPSTEGREFLDRLLEIQAGEGLDWVIPNLDVELPLYIKYADELARNGIQTFLPTMSQFRLRGKDKLPEIAARIDMAVPKTAVVSSEEMLYEACEKIGYPVMVKGAYYQAFRAYTALEAVAKFRAIAAEWGYPVIVQQVITGEEVNLVGVGDGRGGLLGSVAMKKVSLTSLGKVWSAVTLKNAALQQAAERLVAALNWRGPFELECMLDPSDDELYLIEINPRFPAWSYFATGVGINLPGRMIRHASGMPVAELPDYEAGQLFMRYTYEMVTDMQRLQSLMMRGGSL
- a CDS encoding urea transporter, with translation MPLVSLATEPFVRLWRLASGLVRAYAEVFFLSRATVGLVLLVGTLLNWNVGVCGLIAVAAACLFARLVGMGSRLLESGFYTYNPLLVGLSLGAKLSLTPLTAVLIAIAGMMTFMLTAAAVHVLRYYFSLPVLTLPFVLAGAVAHVAALHYSSLPVEPRAVAPYLAGDFGLPLLIPAFFKTLGCIFFVPSVPIGMVFSLILWVRSRILFFLAVGGYAFGVLLRGSLVGSYEQAAGDMMNFNFMLVAMALGGVFLVPSWSSFLIAAVGVAVSMVLVDAVQVFSYAFAVPFYTLPFNLVTLGVVYALTICQYQGMTRYFGATPEETLENDLVRRARFDHAGRGLALPFHGAWSVWQGCDGPWTHKGPWQHAFDFVITDHEGNTHADDGTELKDYYCFRKPVLSPCRARVVAVVDDLPDNPINRVNKTHNWGNYVLLLDDRGFYVELSHFAYQSIKVRVGDRVEPGHLLGLCGNSGYSPQPHLHIHVQLAEPLGSPTVPFSFVRYATEQTFFADARPQCGERVEPAAVLPTLDAATDYLLNQTLCFDLFEHDRPAGKLELAVKMAVDGTLYFESSAGGRLYFGKHNGTFYCYRLDGSDRWLAAMYRALPSLPLVRAGRWQWNDVVPIGLVASGWRRALAHLVAPFFGGAALAHTSHRYVAEGVIETVATSAMWGIAQKATAEVDELDGLMWIETGGLELVRTADTLTEESPVDDTDVVSRSAQPSSRPAASRDTGNVVSVADSAHDESAIATE